A portion of the Sabethes cyaneus chromosome 3, idSabCyanKW18_F2, whole genome shotgun sequence genome contains these proteins:
- the LOC128739787 gene encoding uncharacterized protein LOC128739787, translated as MNLQANYPIPAKLIYPTPESIYKTRQLGDGNMIDHSRTDLYRIFEKMIGAWNRNSRACMLRTICEVADTPLKHNGLLGELIDIVFTPSENDPMDEEFKTAAKYGKNGVDFCVTVGISATTCGISNSTTCTTVEALNSRQKRWLSFLPNGGLVKVVFSFVAPVKFYHRLKRSINAAINLQANYPIPARIIYPTPGSIYKNRQLTDGNIVDNSRTDLYRIIEKMIGAWGRNSRECLLRTICEVADTPLKHNGLVGELIDIVFTPSESDQMDEEFKTASKYGKHGVDCTRLYPKCPSGHGILEKISAVINI; from the exons ATGAACCTGCAAGCTAACTATCCTATTCCGGCGAAGCTGATTTATCCTACTCCGGAGAGTATCTACAAAACCCGGCAACTGGGCGATGGTAATATGATCGATCACAGCCGAACAGATTTGTATCgtatatttgaaaaaatgatCGGAGCCTGGAACCGCAACAGTCGAGCTTGTATGCTGAGAACCATTTGCGAAGTTGCCGACACGCCCCTTAAGCATAACGGGCTATTGGGAGAGCTTATCGATATTGTCTTCAC CCCTTCGGAGAATGACCCGATGGATGAAGAATTCAAGACTGCCGCGAAATACGGAAAGAATGGAGTCGATT TTTGCGTTACCGTCGGAATCAGTGCAACGACTTGTGGCATCTCAAATTCAACAACTTGCACAACAGTGGAGGCTCTAAATTCAAGACAGAAACGGTGGCTGTCGTTTCTGCCGAACGGAGGCCTGGTAAAAGTAGTATTTTCGTTTGTGGCACCGGTCAAATTCTACCATCGCTTGAAGCGTAGTATCAACGCGGCAATTAATCTTCAAGCCAATTACCCAATTCCAGCGAGGATAATCTATCCTACTCCAGGGAGTATCTACAAAAACCGGCAACTGACTGATGGTAATATAGTCGACAATAGTCGAACCGATCTGTACCGCATTATTGAAAAAATGATCGGAGCCTGGGGCAGAAACAGCCGGGAATGTTTGCTGAGAACCATTTGCGAAGTGGCCGATACGCCACTAAAACATAACGGGCTGGTTGGAGAGCTTATCGACATTGTTTTCAC CCCTTCGGAGAGTGATCAGATGGACGAAGAAttcaaaactgcttccaaatacGGAAAGCATGGAGTCGATTGTACTCGACTATATCCAAAGTGCCCTTCAGGACATGGAATactcgaaaaaatttctgctgtaATAAATATATGA